The following proteins are encoded in a genomic region of Pyrus communis chromosome 11, drPyrComm1.1, whole genome shotgun sequence:
- the LOC137708274 gene encoding switch 2 isoform X2 encodes MSLQSFKEALKPCRNSSSLTTQSQSSISQPVEEPTIPRRPPKSSLSQQLLRLQDPLSLPPIQTKQIQDQNGSEDEVDEEEEDNPEPVACGSPKVGFFEFDHTGPYEPLVLSCEGEFPLVQVPASVNCRLLEHQREGVKFLYTLYKNNHGGILGDDIICGSQLSEVNWEIVIVDEAHRLKNEKSKLYIACLEFKTLKRIGLTGTIMQNKIMELFNLFDWVAPGSLGTREHFREFYDEPLKHGQRSTAPERFVRVADKRKQHLAAVLHKYMLRRTKEETIGHLMMGKEDNVIFCAMSELQKRVYRRMLQLPDIHCLINKDNPCSCGSPLTQAECCKRTIPHGKLWPYFHTDNPDGCDSCPFCIVLPCLVKLQQISNHLELIKPNPKDDPDKQKKDAEFATAVFGEDAELVGGNTQNESFMGLSDVKHCGKMRALEKFLFSWISRGDKVLLFSYSVRMLDILEKFLIRKGYCFSRLDGSTPTNLRQSLVDDFNSSPSKQVFLISTRAGGLGLNLVSANRVVIFDPSWNPAQDLQAQDRSFRFGQKRHVVVFRFLSAGSLDELVYSRQVYKQQLSNIAVSGKMEKRYFEGVQDCKEFQGELFGICNLFRDLSDKLFTSEIFELNEKQTQKELYRTKQESTKVGSDHVSLKEVDVASSSVSEARSTSDSEKRLTSQPVLKEVGIVYAHRNEDIVNYGPGTQGTTELTIPNGSLVDPGIHVSRKKKLDGIGGKENFPSPMDQKRIQYSRLSKFMGLGELEFSKWVISATPMERERVLGDFRKRKKKTLENIIFEV; translated from the exons ATGTCCCTCCAGTCCTTCAAAGAAGCCCTTAAACCCTGCAGAAACTCGTCATCCTTAACAACCCAATCACAATCCTCAATCTCCCAACCCGTAGAAGAACCTACAATCCCAAGACGTCCCCCCAAATCGTCTCTGTCTCAGCAGCTTCTGAGACTGCAAGACCCATTGTCTCTGCCGCCAATTCAAACCAAACAAATCCAGGACCAGAATGGTAGTGAGGATGAggttgatgaagaagaagaagacaaccCAGAACCAGTGGCCTGTGGGAGCCCTAAAGTGGGTTTCTTTGAGTTTGATCACACAGGACCATATGAGCCCTTGGTCTTGTCCTGTGAGGGAGAATTTCCGCTTGTACAG GTTCCTGCATCCGTTAACTGCAGGTTGCTTGAACATCAGAGAGAGGGAGTGAAGTTTCTTTATACTCTGTACAAGAACAATCATGGAGGTATTCTTGGTGACGACAT AATATGTGGCAGCCAGTTGTCAGAGGTGAATTGGGAGATCGTGATTGTTGATGAAGCACATCggcttaaaaatgaaaaatcaaagcTCTATATAGCATGTTTAGAATTTAAAACCTTAAAGCGTATTGGTCTCACTGGAACCATAATGCAGAACAAAATCATGGAACTTTTTAATCTCTTTGACTGGGTTGCACCTGGATCCTTGGGAACACGTGAACATTTTCGCGAGTTTTATGATGAACCCCTCAAGCATGGCCAAAGGTCAACTGCCCCTGAAAGATTTGTTCGTGTTGCTGATAAGCGAAAACAACACCTAGCGGCAGTTCTTCATAAATATATGTTAAGAAGGACGAAAGAGGAAACTATTGGGCATCTTATGATGGGGAAGGAAGATAATGTCATATTCTGTGCTATGAGTGAATTGCAAAAACGGGTGTATAGGAGAATGTTACAGCTACCGGATATCCATTGCCTAATAAATAAGGACAACCCATGTAGTTGTGGAAGCCCTCTTACTCAAGCTGAGTGCTGTAAAAGGACTATCCCGCATGGAAAGCTTTGGCCATACTTTCACACGGATAACCCTGACGGTTGTGATTCATGCCCCTTCTGCATTGTCCTTCCTTGCCTTGTCAAGCTCCAACAg ATAAGTAATCACTTGGAGCTGATTAAACCTAATCCAAAGGATGACCCAGATAAGCAAAAGAAAGATGCAGAGTTTGCCACCGCTGTGTTTGGCGAAGATGCTGAATTGGTGGGAGGGAACACCCAGAATGAGAGTTTTATGGGCCTGAGTGATGTTAAACATTGTGGCAAAATGCGAGCACTTGAAAAGTTCTTGTTCTCATGGATTTCACGGGGTGACAAAGTTCTTTTGTTCAGTTACTCTGTCAG GATGCTGGACATACTGGAAAAGTTTCTCATACGCAAAGGCTATTGCTTCTCAAGACTTGATGGTTCAACACCAACCAACTTGCGTCAGTCTCTTGTTGATGACTTTAATTCAAGTCCTAGCAAACAG GTGTTCCTTATATCAACTCGAGCTGGTGGGCTTGGGTTGAATCTGGTCAGCGCAAATCGTGTGGTAATATTTGATCCAAGCTGGAACCCTGCCCAAGACTTACAGGCCCAGGACCGGTCATTTCGTTTCGGACAGAAGAGACATGTTGTGGTTTTCCGTTTTCTTTCTGCTGGTTCCCTTGATGAGCTTGTTTACTCACGTCAGGTGTACAAACAGCAGCTATCCAACATTGCTGTTTCTGGAAAAATGGAGAAAAGATATTTTGAAGGTGTCCAG GATTGCAAAGAATTTCAAGGGGAACTTTTCGGAATCTGCAATTTATTTCGTGACCTTTCAGATAAGCTCTTTACCAGCGAAATCTTCGAGTTGAATGAGAAGCAAACGCAAAAAGAATTGTATAGGACAAAACAAGAATCAACCAAAGTTGGTAGCGATCATGTTTCATTAAAAGAAGTGGATGTCGCCTCTTCATCAGTGTCTGAGGCCAGATCAACCAGTGATTCTGAGAAGCGTTTAACAAGTCAACCTGTGCTCAAAGAAGTCG GTATTGTGTATGCACATCGTAATGAAGACATTGTGAATTATGGACCTGGAACTCAAGGGACGACAGAATTGACCATCCCTAATGGTAGCCTCGTGGACCCAGGCATTCATGTCTCGCGGAAGAAGAAACTAGATGGTATCGGTGGGAAGGAAAATTTTCCTTCACCCATGGATCAGAAAAGGATCCAGTACAGCCGCCTTTCTAAGTTCATGGGTTTGGGAGAGCTTGAATTTAGCAAGTGGGTAATATCTGCCACACCaatggagagggagagagtgctCGGGGACTTcaggaagagaaagaagaagacgCTTGAAAACATTATTTTCGAAGTTTAG
- the LOC137708275 gene encoding F-box/kelch-repeat protein At3g23880-like: MSEYLPEEIIIQILLRLPVKPLIQFTCVCRSWNSIIKHTSFINRHLNVNQNKTSNNTPSILLRHCPLKDPTVEQYSLHLDNDSFLEHSKPQLPVQSFNECFRVVGSCNGLLLLSDDYLTETNTFILWNPSIRKFVSLARPHAPTSSCYSICGFGFDSKKNDYKVVKLVYLRQDDQGQACPEIGLYSLNSGSWKTITATAPNYVIAQTFWSQVFVHGAVHWIASHRKENGLRNVILSFDVSDETFKEIELPEDLACVLPTKYMAISAAGKSIAVKHYDQNIHSVWIMREYGVVDSWTKKFSIDTHVIPNFRVVQIMGCRKNGEFLLEMYNHGRKTGELVSHDPENNRNEFLGIHTDPGYSCIEYYTESLALLDRASELMHIP, from the coding sequence ATGTCAGAATACCTTCCTGAAGAAATTATTATCCAAATTCTTCTTAGGCTTCCCGTCAAACCTTTGATTCAGTTCACCTGTGTCTGCAGATCTTGGAACTCCATCATTAAACACACTAGCTTCATCAACAGACACCTCAACGttaaccaaaacaaaaccagCAATAATACCCCTTCCATCCTCCTCAGGCACTGCCCCCTCAAGGACCCCACAGTTGAGCAGTATTCTCTACATTTAGACAATGACTCCTTCCTGGAACACTCAAAGCCACAGCTTCCAGTTCAGAGCTTCAACGAGTGTTTCCGGGTTGTGGGCTCGTGCAACGGATTACTTCTCCTCTCCGACGATTACCTTACAGAAACCAACACTTTTATTCTATGGAACCCCTCAATAAGGAAGTTCGTCTCACTTGCAAGGCCTCATGCACCAACCTCCTCATGTTATTCTATTTGCGGGTTCGGCTTTGATTCGAAGAAAAATGACTACAAGGTAGTGAAACTGGTGTATCTCCGCCAAGATGATCAAGGCCAAGCTTGCCCTGAAATTGGGCTTTATTCACTAAATTCAGGGTCTTGGAAAACCATCACAGCGACTGCTCCTAATTACGTCATCGCTCAGACATTTTGGTCTCAAGTTTTTGTTCATGGAGCTGTGCATTGGATTGCGTCTCATCGAAAAGAAAATGGACTCCGCAATGTGATTTTGTCATTTGATGTGAGTGATGAGACTTTTAAAGAGATTGAGTTGCCAGAAGATTTAGCTTGTGTGTTACCGACCAAGTACATGGCCATTTCAGCTGCTGGAAAGTCTATTGCTGTGAAGCACTATGATCAAAACATACATAGTGTTTGGATTATGAGAGAGTATGGGGTGGTGGATTCATGGACAAAGAAATTCTCTATTGATACACATGTCATCCCGAATTTCCGAGTTGTACAGATTATGGGGTGCAGGAAGAATGGCGAGTTTCTGTTAGAAATGTATAACCATGGAAGGAAGACTGGAGAGTTGGTCTCTCATGATCCTGAGAACAACAGAAATGAATTTCTAGGAATTCATACAGATCCAGGGTATTCATGTATTGAATATTACACGGAGAGCCTAGCTTTACTCGATAGAGCGAGCGAGTTGATGCACATTCCATGA
- the LOC137708274 gene encoding switch 2 isoform X1, with product MSLQSFKEALKPCRNSSSLTTQSQSSISQPVEEPTIPRRPPKSSLSQQLLRLQDPLSLPPIQTKQIQDQNGSEDEVDEEEEDNPEPVACGSPKVGFFEFDHTGPYEPLVLSCEGEFPLVQVPASVNCRLLEHQREGVKFLYTLYKNNHGGILGDDMGLGKTIQTIAFLAAVFGKDGDCIDSTVLKKYQTAERAPVLIVCPTSVIHNWENEFSKWSNFSVAVYHGANRDLIYDKLGSHEVEILITSFDTYRICGSQLSEVNWEIVIVDEAHRLKNEKSKLYIACLEFKTLKRIGLTGTIMQNKIMELFNLFDWVAPGSLGTREHFREFYDEPLKHGQRSTAPERFVRVADKRKQHLAAVLHKYMLRRTKEETIGHLMMGKEDNVIFCAMSELQKRVYRRMLQLPDIHCLINKDNPCSCGSPLTQAECCKRTIPHGKLWPYFHTDNPDGCDSCPFCIVLPCLVKLQQISNHLELIKPNPKDDPDKQKKDAEFATAVFGEDAELVGGNTQNESFMGLSDVKHCGKMRALEKFLFSWISRGDKVLLFSYSVRMLDILEKFLIRKGYCFSRLDGSTPTNLRQSLVDDFNSSPSKQVFLISTRAGGLGLNLVSANRVVIFDPSWNPAQDLQAQDRSFRFGQKRHVVVFRFLSAGSLDELVYSRQVYKQQLSNIAVSGKMEKRYFEGVQDCKEFQGELFGICNLFRDLSDKLFTSEIFELNEKQTQKELYRTKQESTKVGSDHVSLKEVDVASSSVSEARSTSDSEKRLTSQPVLKEVGIVYAHRNEDIVNYGPGTQGTTELTIPNGSLVDPGIHVSRKKKLDGIGGKENFPSPMDQKRIQYSRLSKFMGLGELEFSKWVISATPMERERVLGDFRKRKKKTLENIIFEV from the exons ATGTCCCTCCAGTCCTTCAAAGAAGCCCTTAAACCCTGCAGAAACTCGTCATCCTTAACAACCCAATCACAATCCTCAATCTCCCAACCCGTAGAAGAACCTACAATCCCAAGACGTCCCCCCAAATCGTCTCTGTCTCAGCAGCTTCTGAGACTGCAAGACCCATTGTCTCTGCCGCCAATTCAAACCAAACAAATCCAGGACCAGAATGGTAGTGAGGATGAggttgatgaagaagaagaagacaaccCAGAACCAGTGGCCTGTGGGAGCCCTAAAGTGGGTTTCTTTGAGTTTGATCACACAGGACCATATGAGCCCTTGGTCTTGTCCTGTGAGGGAGAATTTCCGCTTGTACAG GTTCCTGCATCCGTTAACTGCAGGTTGCTTGAACATCAGAGAGAGGGAGTGAAGTTTCTTTATACTCTGTACAAGAACAATCATGGAGGTATTCTTGGTGACGACAT GGGACTAGgaaaaaccatccaaacaatTGCATTCTTGGCTGCTGTGTTTGGGAAAGATGGGGATTGCATCGACTCCACAGTACTGAAGAAATACCAAACAGCTGAAAGAGCCCCTGTTCTCATAGTTTGCCCTACTTCAGTTATCCACAATTGGGAGAATGAATTCTCTAAGTGGTCTAACTTTAGTGTTGCTGTTTACCATGGTGCAAATCGTGATTTGATTTATGATAAATTAGGATCACATGAAGTTGAGATACTTATCACAAGCTTTGACACTTACAGAATATGTGGCAGCCAGTTGTCAGAGGTGAATTGGGAGATCGTGATTGTTGATGAAGCACATCggcttaaaaatgaaaaatcaaagcTCTATATAGCATGTTTAGAATTTAAAACCTTAAAGCGTATTGGTCTCACTGGAACCATAATGCAGAACAAAATCATGGAACTTTTTAATCTCTTTGACTGGGTTGCACCTGGATCCTTGGGAACACGTGAACATTTTCGCGAGTTTTATGATGAACCCCTCAAGCATGGCCAAAGGTCAACTGCCCCTGAAAGATTTGTTCGTGTTGCTGATAAGCGAAAACAACACCTAGCGGCAGTTCTTCATAAATATATGTTAAGAAGGACGAAAGAGGAAACTATTGGGCATCTTATGATGGGGAAGGAAGATAATGTCATATTCTGTGCTATGAGTGAATTGCAAAAACGGGTGTATAGGAGAATGTTACAGCTACCGGATATCCATTGCCTAATAAATAAGGACAACCCATGTAGTTGTGGAAGCCCTCTTACTCAAGCTGAGTGCTGTAAAAGGACTATCCCGCATGGAAAGCTTTGGCCATACTTTCACACGGATAACCCTGACGGTTGTGATTCATGCCCCTTCTGCATTGTCCTTCCTTGCCTTGTCAAGCTCCAACAg ATAAGTAATCACTTGGAGCTGATTAAACCTAATCCAAAGGATGACCCAGATAAGCAAAAGAAAGATGCAGAGTTTGCCACCGCTGTGTTTGGCGAAGATGCTGAATTGGTGGGAGGGAACACCCAGAATGAGAGTTTTATGGGCCTGAGTGATGTTAAACATTGTGGCAAAATGCGAGCACTTGAAAAGTTCTTGTTCTCATGGATTTCACGGGGTGACAAAGTTCTTTTGTTCAGTTACTCTGTCAG GATGCTGGACATACTGGAAAAGTTTCTCATACGCAAAGGCTATTGCTTCTCAAGACTTGATGGTTCAACACCAACCAACTTGCGTCAGTCTCTTGTTGATGACTTTAATTCAAGTCCTAGCAAACAG GTGTTCCTTATATCAACTCGAGCTGGTGGGCTTGGGTTGAATCTGGTCAGCGCAAATCGTGTGGTAATATTTGATCCAAGCTGGAACCCTGCCCAAGACTTACAGGCCCAGGACCGGTCATTTCGTTTCGGACAGAAGAGACATGTTGTGGTTTTCCGTTTTCTTTCTGCTGGTTCCCTTGATGAGCTTGTTTACTCACGTCAGGTGTACAAACAGCAGCTATCCAACATTGCTGTTTCTGGAAAAATGGAGAAAAGATATTTTGAAGGTGTCCAG GATTGCAAAGAATTTCAAGGGGAACTTTTCGGAATCTGCAATTTATTTCGTGACCTTTCAGATAAGCTCTTTACCAGCGAAATCTTCGAGTTGAATGAGAAGCAAACGCAAAAAGAATTGTATAGGACAAAACAAGAATCAACCAAAGTTGGTAGCGATCATGTTTCATTAAAAGAAGTGGATGTCGCCTCTTCATCAGTGTCTGAGGCCAGATCAACCAGTGATTCTGAGAAGCGTTTAACAAGTCAACCTGTGCTCAAAGAAGTCG GTATTGTGTATGCACATCGTAATGAAGACATTGTGAATTATGGACCTGGAACTCAAGGGACGACAGAATTGACCATCCCTAATGGTAGCCTCGTGGACCCAGGCATTCATGTCTCGCGGAAGAAGAAACTAGATGGTATCGGTGGGAAGGAAAATTTTCCTTCACCCATGGATCAGAAAAGGATCCAGTACAGCCGCCTTTCTAAGTTCATGGGTTTGGGAGAGCTTGAATTTAGCAAGTGGGTAATATCTGCCACACCaatggagagggagagagtgctCGGGGACTTcaggaagagaaagaagaagacgCTTGAAAACATTATTTTCGAAGTTTAG